In the bacterium genome, one interval contains:
- a CDS encoding helix-turn-helix domain-containing protein — protein sequence MTEVDPLLTLREVALISDTPVRTLKSWTDDRTPGLSHEHVGRGRHRRVPLSAVMQFFGVRSLDFARLVHVLDPERLETIRTALNRYQSIHVDTK from the coding sequence ATGACCGAAGTCGACCCCCTGCTCACGCTCCGCGAAGTCGCCCTCATCAGCGACACGCCCGTGCGGACGCTGAAGAGCTGGACCGACGACCGGACGCCTGGCCTCTCGCATGAACACGTGGGCCGCGGACGGCACCGTCGGGTGCCCTTGTCGGCGGTGATGCAGTTCTTCGGCGTCCGCTCGCTCGACTTCGCGCGCCTGGTCCACGTCCTCGACCCCGAGCGCCTCGAGACCATTCGGACCGCCCTAAATCGATACCAATCGATACACGTCGATACCAAGTAG